aaacaagtgagagtggatttgaaagtaaatttttttaatctgtcatataaattaaatcttacactaattttcacgaactttacttctaaatccattttcgtttacttccaaattcactcaaataaacaacaataaaaattactttcaaatcctctcaaatccattcaattaCTCTTTCTCAAATCCACTAAGTGAATAAGGttttaagagtatttttgtGGTTAACTAATCCATGCGTGGAATATATAATAGTCATATTTGCCGTCACAAACACCAAGTGGATTGAGAAGGTTGAGAGAAGAAGCCTTGAAGCAACTAAGAGGAAATGGAGAAGGAGAACGCAAGAGCTCTGACAGAATATACGATTATGATGTCTACAATGATCTTGCAGATCCTGATTCTAACCTTAACCTCAAAAGACCTGTTCTTGGTGCCTCCAAACAATATCCATATCCAAGAAGGTGTCGTACTGGTCGAAAGCGCACTGATTCAGGTTACTTTTCCTCAGTTTACTAGATTcatattttaatgttgttggATATCTCAACTTAACTTAGATTATATCAACTGAAGAACTAAACTTATACCTAActcaaacaatattaaaatcacaataccttttgtttttattaattgttgttttCCAGACCCATCTACTGAGAAGAGAAGTTCAAGCTTCTACGTTCCTCGTGACGATGCATTTTCTGATACAAAAGAGTCACAGTTCACAATGAACACAATAACCACAGGAATCAGTGCAGTTTTAGAATCCTTAGATGCAATTCTCACTGACCAAGATCTTGGATTTAGAAGCTTCGAAGACATAGACACGATCTACAAAGAAGGTTTTCACTTACCAGCTCTTAAAGACAGTGGTCTAAATTTCCTCCAAAGTTTAATTCCCAGGTTGATCAAGGTTGCTAATGATAGCCAGAACCTTCTGCGCTTTGATACCCCAGAAACTGTTAAGAGTAAGAACATTTATATAGTCACACTACTAGTGTGcttatttttaagtttcataTTGTTGAATAATTGCTTATTGAATTATTTGCTTTATATATCATGTTAGAGTATTgcattttacaaatatttttatccaaATCTACCGCTTATATTCAATAAGTGCATAAactttaatcaatattttgtcATTAGAGGATTTACGTTAATAATGCCATGCATGgactatttttcttaaaaaaacataagaCTGTTGCATGGGtggaaaataatttcaaaattggtAACAAGTATTCAACTCCTGACCACTTCATAAATAAGCCCTAAAATCATGTCAATGATTAACTCactcaaaattgtcattcatctttatttgttaatttcactaattttttatttattttttggaaaaatgatcgtttatttaattcaaattatttatgtttttgtcaTTTATCTTGTAAAGTTTTActatcttttattgatttatttgccGAAATGGTCCTTTATGTTACTCAAGATGTCGAAATCAACCCAAGTtgggaatatattttttttttctaaagtgaCTGACAAAAATGGTGGAGAGAGATAATTTTGTTGGTGATAATGTTGGAAAATATAATGTGatgtaatattttaagatcGATTCAGAtagaaaaaacacataaaaacatcTCAAAAAGTGAAATATATAAAGCACAAATTATTACATGTGCACCTTTAGCACCTTGAAAACACTAGTGAACCAAAAGAATTATTGCGTAGAATAAGCTATGTCTTGATTAAAAGCAAAAAAGgcataatttttaatacaaaataacatgtgaatattatattataatttattatttcattatatattatattattttcataaaatattagtagtaaatattttataatttaatttaaagatgaaaaatatttttttttataatttgagaaTAGAAAACATatctaacctttttttttctttaaatattacaacctatttttttttattaaggatATTTTGGCATGAAAAGTTAAAGACCAAAATGAAACTAGTAAATAAAATGAGAGAGGTGAATCCAAGTTTATGTCTATCACCATTATTGGGAACTCTGGATACTGTAGTGATCCAATGTTCAAGTGGTTGAAATAATTTACCTAACACCGAATGATACAACAAAGTGAAAAAGTTTCTCTTGATGATTGTGAGTTTGGGAAATGCAGGGGACAGATTCTTTTGGTTTTCAGATGAGGAATTTGCTAGGGAGACTTTGGCTGGAGCGAACCCGCAAAACATCCGATTGGTCAAGGCAAGAGGagttacaatatatatatttggataatgatatttagacaatatttttttaacaacatttgaacattatttacgtattattttgtgattggttcaaaattactctacaatcaataataataatcataaacactgccatggaccaatcacaaaatgacacatagatgatattaaaatgttgttaaaagaaatattgtctaaatatcattatccttataatTTGTTACATATGTTCATCATTCAATTTATGctctcaaaaatattttcttgctATATGTAGGAATGGCCTCTGAAAAGTAAACATGATTCCCAAATCTATGGTCCACCAGAATCAGCTTTCACTGCAGAAGTCATAGAGCCACAAATAATTGGTTATGGCACAATAGAAGAGGTACAAAACTAACATTGACTTTGTTAAACTTAGAATGTTGAGTAAAAGTTGTTTCCTTTGAATACATGTAGGCCATTAGAGAGAAGAAGTTGTACATGTTAGACTATCATGATTTGTTCTTACCATACGTAAGCAAAGTGAGAGAGATTGAGGGAACCACGCTCTATGGGTCAAGGACGCTATTCTTCCTCACCAAACAAGGCACATTGAAGCCACTAGCTATTGAACTCACGAGGCCACCTATGGATGGTAAGCCACAATGGAAGCAAGTCTTCACACCTGCTTCTCATTCAATTTCTCATTCAACCAATCTCTGGCTTTGGAGGCTTGCCAAAGCTCATGTTCTTGCTCATGATGCTGGTACTCATGAACTTCTAAATCATTGGTGAGTATACATAAGCATGTCATTCATTCTCTTTATACCTTGCAGCTTGAGATATGTTGACTTAATCAGGTAAATAAGCAGTGAAAAGTTGAAAGTTTTGTGATGTTAGGATTCCATATTTAAGCTTGATTCTACATTGAGAACGAATGAGTATGAAGAAcagtatataaaattaaagattcaAATATCTATTACTTTAACATTATGGAttgaaaacaatatcttaacTATCTTACATGGAATGCTGATAGCTACTAAAACTGAATCTCTCAACATTTCTATGATGAAAAACCCAACATAAAAGATGCTAACTTACTTTATCTAAATTGTCAAATTTTTTCAGGTTAAGAGCTCATGCTGTCATGGAACCATTTGTCATTGCAACATATAGGCAACTTAGCACCATGCATCCAATGTACAAATTACTGCATCCACATCTGAGATATACTCTTGCTATCAATGCATTTGCTCGTGAAATTCTTATAAATGCAAATGGGATCattgaaaaatcattttcaccTAACAAATACTCAATGGAGTTAAGCTCGGCAGCATATGATCAACTTTGGCAGTTCGATTTGCAAGCACTTCCTAACGATCTTATTGATAGGTAAATAAACATAGAGATGCGTATTGATTTTCTAACTAATTTCTCTACATTTCTAACTAATTTCTCTTCAGAGGAATGGCTGAAGTAGACCCTAATGCACCACATGGCCTAAAGCTAACAATTGAAGACTACCCTTTTGCTAATGATGGTCTTCTTATATGGGATGCCATCAAACAGTGGGTCAGTGACTATGTCAACCATTACTATCCAACCCCAAGCATCATACAATCCGATCAAGAGCTCCAAGCATGGTGGACAGAAATTAGGACAGTCGGTCATGGAGACAAATCTGAGGAACCATGGTGGCCTAATCTTAAAACACCAGAAGACCTTATTGAGATCATCACCACCATAGCTTGGATAGCATCTGCTCATCATGCAGCTGTGAACTTTGGCCAATATACTTATTCGGGTTATTTTCCTAATCGACCTAAtattataagaaacaaaatgccTACAGAAGACCCTTCAAAGGAAGAGTGGGAAAACTTTCTAAACAAACCTGAGCAAACTCTTTTGGAGAGTTTTCCATCACAAATCCAAGCAACAACAATGATGTTAGTTTTTAACGTATTATCATACCATTCCACAGATGAAGAGTATATTGGGCAATTCATGAATCCATCATGGGCTCAGGATCCAACCATAAAGGCTGCCTTTGAAAGGTTCAATAGGAGACTGAAGGAAATTGAAGGCATCATAGACTCAAGGAATAAGGATAGCAATTTGAAAAATAGACATGGTGTTGGAGTAGTACCTTATGAGCTATTGAAACCATTTTCAGAGACTGGAATCACTGGGAAAGGAATTCCTTATAGTGTATCCATTTAAAGAATAGTACTTATAAATGCATTAGTGATTAAATGTTCTTCTTACTATTTTCGGTCTTGAATAGAAAACGTTTTAACTTTAGTTTTCCTTTCCTACGGTTTAGTGTGCAAGATTTGTATTACATTATGGCCCATGTCAAGCTTTCATAATAATAGTTTGAAATAAACATTTGATCTTCTTAAAAATTcgactttaaatctaacttaacATTACACCATCAATTGTAAGTTAAGATTTGCTTGAAAATTCAAGTGTGAATATTAGGTGATACGAAAAAATTGAGCACTATCTAAACATATGAAAACTCATAAACACGTTACTTAAAGGTTTTGAGTTAGAAGTGATATCAATCATTTATGTGGGTTGAACTCTTTCTTTATTGGTACTTTATCTCGTCAatgaattttttcttctttaggcctttcaaaaactttaatgGGGAAACAATAACACAATAaccaaaaatactaaaatatgcAGTAGAAATGAtggatttcattttataattaggCATAGGTTGGCTTAGAAAATCTACGAGGGTGTAATACGTATATATTGGATTACTTTTTGGGCTTTTGGTTGACTTTACATTgttatgaaatttgtttaattattgttttaagaatattattatGTCGGGAATGATTTTTTATGGGATACTAGACAACATGTTTCGAGTGGGAAGTTGTAAATATGGATGTTTCCATCTGGTTTGTTGCGTGTGAAGATGAAATGTTGCGGTGGATTGGTTTTAAATATGGGAATATAGTGGACATTGGAATGTAAATTGGAGTGTTTTCGAACTGAGGTTatgtttttgtgtgtgattTAGGACTATTGTCA
Above is a genomic segment from Vigna radiata var. radiata cultivar VC1973A chromosome 10, Vradiata_ver6, whole genome shotgun sequence containing:
- the LOC106774705 gene encoding linoleate 13S-lipoxygenase 2-1, chloroplastic-like, producing MSNMNPKWRSVKVTVTVKQSGGGLLNLVEGGVQGIEHFIGKTLVLELISNDLDSKTKLEKKTIKVDAQKSNEENDEVQYEATFKLEEEFGKVGAVLIENELSKEMFLKSIVLDGFPDGPLHVTCDSWLQPKHHNPVKRVFFTDKSYLPSQTPSGLRRLREEALKQLRGNGEGERKSSDRIYDYDVYNDLADPDSNLNLKRPVLGASKQYPYPRRCRTGRKRTDSDPSTEKRSSSFYVPRDDAFSDTKESQFTMNTITTGISAVLESLDAILTDQDLGFRSFEDIDTIYKEGFHLPALKDSGLNFLQSLIPRLIKVANDSQNLLRFDTPETVKRDRFFWFSDEEFARETLAGANPQNIRLVKEWPLKSKHDSQIYGPPESAFTAEVIEPQIIGYGTIEEAIREKKLYMLDYHDLFLPYVSKVREIEGTTLYGSRTLFFLTKQGTLKPLAIELTRPPMDGKPQWKQVFTPASHSISHSTNLWLWRLAKAHVLAHDAGTHELLNHWLRAHAVMEPFVIATYRQLSTMHPMYKLLHPHLRYTLAINAFAREILINANGIIEKSFSPNKYSMELSSAAYDQLWQFDLQALPNDLIDRGMAEVDPNAPHGLKLTIEDYPFANDGLLIWDAIKQWVSDYVNHYYPTPSIIQSDQELQAWWTEIRTVGHGDKSEEPWWPNLKTPEDLIEIITTIAWIASAHHAAVNFGQYTYSGYFPNRPNIIRNKMPTEDPSKEEWENFLNKPEQTLLESFPSQIQATTMMLVFNVLSYHSTDEEYIGQFMNPSWAQDPTIKAAFERFNRRLKEIEGIIDSRNKDSNLKNRHGVGVVPYELLKPFSETGITGKGIPYSVSI